The following proteins come from a genomic window of Leishmania major strain Friedlin complete genome, chromosome 3:
- a CDS encoding conserved hypothetical protein (previous protein_id=AAM69038.2) has protein sequence MMQCLHEVVRRWSPTPTTSAVADGAVDGDDSDACRVKRRRRAACKRAAESEGVMPSAACTFMANHRLLTAVLSVLKRMDLCVMEAEIKSSPQNTSAAAASVGAAATATRCTDGKPPQQQPQQHPCDRLLLHKTPFPARLSRLLLQWLSREVSRMDATASLQILHLLAQQRLLHMEAVLKTLVDSIVVHLERCGSAGAATPGSESTAQAFTLEEYSLLFDTLARFQAQLLRLSYLRQFAAQEPHGVHPSAAEPRDGTSVVDAEGTEATDPCLVSATAAVRRRALEQGNHPVANGRLFHHLAEALSLTLMNGQQGHLPASMAGAATNSIDAADTSARLLRMNATSFLFLTRALSKLQWWHDGLAAALAAPLTGYVRAHPESALVVVGLVGRRENRSGDVALLEVLQDSLITLLLRRRAALKARTEMGRAPRQGRAAGMDSDAGVEVGTSGLVSQWAQHRGDGATGESTHHTTRAGTNDGDDHEAVLAEWEEGGEADLRLFSSAASDAAPTTHRRSHGLFAAAVPTASSTPAVAASTPCGVTPAPPPEPPAANSAASLTFIDLHALPGTVEALCRFHMRTVAVAPPPREAGAGAAGTSGEDVRVRLVRTMRELLGLMLDDTSRGITSLDAVARTLAPAFLSRVLLTLLEATAQLPQAWGTIGLPDALLLRRGEYTNTATVDNPHHPLVIELAYAWILQVMRHRRPPRPPSTSQTDERTAAAAVAYHRIAASAYWRRAVVVHEALVKGGLLCCTRPHAAYASDPAAALRGRYYMPDDILRAAPRVNAAVQLAKTRIEAKREWEAAERPEVEEQEQHKAAASRYASAAIRVSAQRRRASAASSSSRSPQHQGRRATAEQPARTTDVFAGYTKAISRLL, from the coding sequence ATGATGCAGTGCCTGCATGAAGTGGTCCGTCGATGGTCTCCTAcgcccaccacctccgcggTGGCTGATGGTGCTGTCGatggcgacgacagcgacgcatGCCGTGTgaagaggcgcaggcgcgcggcaTGTAAACGGGCAGCGGAGTCCGAGGGCGTGATGCCGTCAGCGGCATGCACATTCATGGCGAATCATCGACTTCTCACCGCGGTGCTGAGCGTGCTCAAGCGGATGGACCTGTGCGTCATGGAAGCAGAGATTAAAAGTTCACCGCAGAACacatctgctgcagcggcatcagttggtgcggcagcaacggcgacgcgctgcactGATGGCAAgccgcctcagcagcagccgcagcagcacccttGTGACCGTCTTTTGTTACACAAAACGCCGTTCCCcgcgcgtctctctcggctgctgctgcagtggctCTCGCGCGAGGTGTCGCGCATGGACGCtacggcgtcgctgcagattctccacctcctcgcgcagcagcggctgttGCACATGGAAGCGGTGCTGAAGACGCTCGTGGACTCCATCGTCGTCCACTTGGAACGGTGCGGCTCGGCGGGAGCCGCGACGCCGGGGTCAGAGTCCACCGCCCAGGCGTTcacgctggaggagtacAGTCTTCTCTTCGATACGCTGGCGCGCTTCCAGGCACAACTCCTACGTCTTTCGTATCTGCGGCAGTTCGCCGCACAAGAGCCCCACGGCGTCCACCCCTCCGCTGCCGAACCGCGCGATGGCACGAGTGTGGTCGACGCTGAAGGTACAGAGGCCACCGATCCGTGTTTGGTgtccgccacggcagcggtgcggcgccgcgcgctcGAGCAGGGCAACCATCCCGTGGCGAACGGCCGTCTGTTCCACCACCTGGCGGAGGCTCTGTCGCTGACACTGATGAACGGCCAGCAGGGGCATCTCCCTGCATCAATGGCAGGCGCGGCAACGAACTCCATCGACGCGGCAGACACGTCGGCCCGCCTGCTGAGAATGAACGCCACCAGCTTCCTCTTCCTGACTCGGGCGCTGAGCAAGCTGCAGTGGTGGCACGAcggcctcgccgccgcgctcgcggcgccgctgacgggGTACGTCCGCGCCCACCCCGAGTCTGCCCTTGTTGTGGTGGGGCTTGTTGGCCGGCGCGAGaaccgcagcggcgatgtTGCCttgctggaggtgctgcaagACAGCCTcatcacgctgctgctgcgtcgtcgcgccGCGTTGAAGGCGCGTACGGAAATGGGGCGGGCACCGCGGCAGGGCCGAGCGGCAGGGATGgacagcgacgccggcgtGGAAGTCGGCACCAGCGGCCTTGTTTCGCAGTGGGCCCAGCACCGCGGAGACGGCGCCACGGGCGAATCGACGCATCACACCACGAGGGCGGGCAccaacgacggcgacgatcACGAGGCGGTGTTGGCGGAGTGGGAAGAAGGCGGGGAAGCGGACCTCCGCCTGTTCTCCTCCGCTGCGTCCGACGCCGCGCCTACGACTCACCGCAGATCGCACGGGCttttcgccgccgctgtcccCACGGCGTCGAGTACgcctgcggtggcggcctcGACGCCGTGCGGTGTCaccccagcgccgccaccggagCCGCCCGCCGCCAactcggcggcgtcgctcacGTTCATTgacctgcacgccctccccgGCACCGTAGAGGCGCTCTGCCGCTTTCACATGCGCACAGTTGCGGTGGCTCCGCCCCCACGCGAGGCGGGAGCAGGGGCGGCGGGGACGTCAGGAGAggacgtgcgtgtgcggctggTGCGCACGATGCgggagctgctcggcttGATGCTTGATGACACCTCGCGCGGCATCACGTccctcgacgccgtcgcgcgcaCCCTTGCGCCGGCGTTTCTGTCGCGGGTtctgctgacgctgctggaggcgacagcgcagctgccgcaggcaTGGGGCACCATCGGTCTGCCCGACgcgttgttgctgcgccgcggcgaatACACAAACACTGCCACGGTCGATAACCCGCATCACCCACTCGTGATCGAGCTGGCGTATGCCTGGATTCTGCAGGTGatgcggcatcgccgcccgccacggccgccgtccACCTCCCAGACGGAcgagcgcacggcagcggcggcggtggcataCCACCGAATAGCAGCCTCGGCCTACTGGCgacgcgccgtcgtcgtgcaTGAGGCGTTGGTGAAGGGTGGTCTTCTGTGCTGCACTCGCCCGCACGCGGCGTACGCAAGcgaccccgccgccgctctgaGAGGCAGGTACTACATGCCAGACGACATTCTGCGTGCCGCGCCGCGGGTCAACGCGGCCGTACAGCTCGCCAAGACGCGGATCGAGGCGAAGCGTGAGTGGGAGGCGGCTGAGAGGCCGGAAGTGGAGGAGCAAGAGCAACACAAAGCCGCAGCATCGCGATACGCATCTGCAGCGATTCGGGTctctgcgcagcggcggcgcgcctccgcagcttcgtcctcctcgcgtTCCCCCCAGCATCAGGGTCGCCGTGCAACGGCTGAGCAGCCAGCGCGGACGACTGATGTCTTTGCCGGCTACACCAAAGCCATCTCTCGCTTGCTGTAA